Within Stella humosa, the genomic segment ACAACGCGCTGTGGCACGCCATGGTGCTGGCGGCGGCGGCGCTGCATTTCGCCGCCGTCGCCGCCGCCTTCACCTGATGGGGCTCAGCTCAGGAGCTGGCCGCCATCGACGCAGACGGTCTGGCCGGTGACCCACTGGGCCAGGGGCGAGGCCAGGAACAACACCACGTTCGCCACCTCTTCCGGCTTGCCCATCCGCTTGAAGGGGATCTTGGCCAGCACGTTGGAATAGAGCGCCTCGCCGGCCAGCCGGCGGCGCTCCCACGAGCCGCCGGGGAATTCGATCGAGCCCGGCGCCACGCAGTTCACGCGGATGTTCTCCGGCGCCAGCGTCAGGGCCTGGCTGGTCGTGTACTGGATGACGGCGGCCTTCACCGCGGCATAGGGCGCCGAGCGGGTCGAGGCATGGAAGCCCGAGATCGACGAGACGTTGACGATCGAGCCGCCACCCGCCTGCTTCAGCAGCGGAATGGCGGCGTGGGAGGCCCGCACCGTCGCCATCACGTCGACCGACAGGCCCTTGGCCCAGCCTTCCTCGTCATCGGTCGAGCCGAAGCCGGACGCGTTGTTGACGAGGATGTCGAGCCCGCCCAATGCAGCCGCCGCCTCGGCCACCCAGCGCCCGACGGCCGGGCCGTCGGCCAGGTCGCAGGATGCGGCATGGGTGGCATGGCCGTGGGCCGCGATCTCCTGGCGGGTCTGCTCCAGCGTCTCGGCGCCGCGCGCGCAGATGCCGACATCGGCGCCGGCGGCCGCGAAGCCCAGCGCGATCGACCGCCCGATGCCGCGGCTGCCGCCCGCCACCAGGACGCGCTTGCCGGTAAAGTCCAACTGCATGATGTCTCCGTTTCGTTCAGGTCTGGAGGCTGCCGGCCGTCACTCGGCCTTGATGCCCTTCTCGCGGATGAGCGTGCCCCAGGTCTTCTCCTCGCGGTCGAAGAGCTGCTGGAGTTCCTCTGGCGTCGAGCCGCGCAGCTCGACGCCCTGGCGGCCGAACTGCTTCTGCAACTCGGGGTCCTCCACCGCCTTGCGGGTGGCGGCATAGATGCGGTCGACGATCGGCTGCGGCGTCGCCGCCGGCACCACCATCGCCTGCCAGAAGATCACGTTGAAGCCCTTGGGGCCGCCGGCTTCCTCGATGGTCGGCAGGTCGGGGAAGGCGGGCGAGCGCTTGTTGCTGGAGATCGCAATCGCGCGCGTCAGCTTGCCGTCGAGCAGCGGCATCGCCTCGATCGCGGCCGAGAACATCATCTGCGCGTTGCCGGCGGCGACATCCTGGCCGGCCTGGGCGCCGCCCTTGTAGGGAACGTGGACGAGGCGGATCTGGGCCGCCTCCTTCAGCAGCTCGGCCGCCATGTGGTTGGTGGCGCCGATGCCGGAGCTGGCGATGTTCAGCTTGTCGGGATTGGCCCGCGCGTGCGCCACCAGCCCGGCCAGGTCGGCCACCGGCAGGGCCGGGTGGACATGCAGGATGAAGGGCGTGACCGACATCAGCGAGACCGGGCGGAAGTCCCGCTTGGTGTCGTACTGCACGTTGCCCTGCAGCGTCGGGTTGATCACCAGCGAGGTGCCGGCGGCATAGATGGTGTAGCCGTCGGGTGCCGCCTTGGCGGCGAAGTTGGAGGCGACGGTGGTGGCCGCACCCGCCCGGTTGGCGATGATCACCGGCTTGCCCAGGCTCTGCGACATGCGGTCGGCGACCGCGCGCGCCACCAGGTCGTTCACACCGCCCGGCGGATAGGGCACGACCATGGTGATCGGCTTGGTCGGCCAATCGGTGGTCTGGGCGACGGCGGCGACCGGCAGCAGGGCCGCCGCGGCGCAGGTCAGGGCCAGCAAGGCTCGGCGCGGGATGGTCATGGGGATCCTCCGGGTTTGCTCGCGCCACGAAAAGGCGGGCGCTTCGGCAGGCGCCCACTCTGCCACGGGTCGGCGCCGGCTACACCGGTCGTCGTGCCCTGCTCGGGCGCGATCTCAGGCGGGTTTGCGCAGCAGGATCTCGACCGGGATCGCGCGGCCCTCTTCCAGGCTGCGGATGGAGTTGATGGTCAGCTCGCGCATCCGCTCGCCCATCAGCACCTGCATGCCGAGCGGCGGCATGCCCTCGCTCTCCAGCTTGCGGCGGAAGGCCGTCTGCTTGGGCACCGTCTCGAAGGCGGTGTCGCGGAAGGACAGGATCTCGAAGCCGGCCGCCGCGATGTCGGCGCGCGTCTCTTCCTCGGTCGACAGGAAGCTGGTCGCGGCGGTGCTGGCCCAGGGCACCGGGAAATGCGGCAGGCCGTTCGGGCCGGCCATCAGGTTCGACAGGGCGACCACCGCCCCCGGCTTCACCACCCGCAGCGCCTCGGCATAGAAACCGCGCTTGTCGGCGATGTTCATGACCACGTTCTGCGAGTAGGCGCGATCGAACGTGTCGTCGGGCAGCGGCAGGGCCAGGGCATTGCCCTCCAGGATGCGAACGCGGTCCTCCATGGCGGTCGCCCGGTTCAACTCGCGGGCTGCCGCGCAGAACTCGGGCGTCAGGTCGACGCCGGTGACCCGGCAGCCGAAGGTGGCGGCGATCCAGCGCGCCGGCCCGCCGATGCCGCTGCCGATGTCGAGGATCTCCTCGTCCGCCTGTGGCCCCAGCACGGCCACCAGTTCGCGGGTCGCCTGGATACCGCGGCCGTGGAAATGGTCGAGCGGCGCCAGGGCGTCCGGCGTCACCGCCGAATCGAGCCCGTTGGCCGACCACAGCGCGCCCAGGATACGCTCGGCGATTCCAGCGCTGGCATAGTGGTCCTCGACGCGTGCGCCATCGGTCATGCGGGCTCTCCTCGGGCTCTATCTTCGGTGCTGGCAGGGTGCGGGCGACGGCTGCCTACGGTCGACGGCGACCGGGTCGCGGCCCGCCACGCGGCGGGCCGTCGCCGCCGGCCGGCCGGCCCGGCGGGCGCGACCGGGCTGGACGGTGGGCATCGCCGGTCCCTGGGGCACCGGCCACGCGGCCTGGCGTACGCGGCCGTCCCGCCGGCTTGGCGTCCCCGAACGGGCGGGCCGCGCGCTGGGGCCGCTCTTCGCGTGCCCCGCGGTCGTCGGCGGCGGGGCGGCCGCGGCCGGGGGCGGCGCCAGGCCGGGCGGTCTGGCGGTCGGCCGGCCGGGC encodes:
- a CDS encoding SDR family NAD(P)-dependent oxidoreductase, whose protein sequence is MQLDFTGKRVLVAGGSRGIGRSIALGFAAAGADVGICARGAETLEQTRQEIAAHGHATHAASCDLADGPAVGRWVAEAAAALGGLDILVNNASGFGSTDDEEGWAKGLSVDVMATVRASHAAIPLLKQAGGGSIVNVSSISGFHASTRSAPYAAVKAAVIQYTTSQALTLAPENIRVNCVAPGSIEFPGGSWERRRLAGEALYSNVLAKIPFKRMGKPEEVANVVLFLASPLAQWVTGQTVCVDGGQLLS
- a CDS encoding tripartite tricarboxylate transporter substrate binding protein, producing the protein MTIPRRALLALTCAAAALLPVAAVAQTTDWPTKPITMVVPYPPGGVNDLVARAVADRMSQSLGKPVIIANRAGAATTVASNFAAKAAPDGYTIYAAGTSLVINPTLQGNVQYDTKRDFRPVSLMSVTPFILHVHPALPVADLAGLVAHARANPDKLNIASSGIGATNHMAAELLKEAAQIRLVHVPYKGGAQAGQDVAAGNAQMMFSAAIEAMPLLDGKLTRAIAISSNKRSPAFPDLPTIEEAGGPKGFNVIFWQAMVVPAATPQPIVDRIYAATRKAVEDPELQKQFGRQGVELRGSTPEELQQLFDREEKTWGTLIREKGIKAE
- a CDS encoding class I SAM-dependent methyltransferase, whose translation is MTDGARVEDHYASAGIAERILGALWSANGLDSAVTPDALAPLDHFHGRGIQATRELVAVLGPQADEEILDIGSGIGGPARWIAATFGCRVTGVDLTPEFCAAARELNRATAMEDRVRILEGNALALPLPDDTFDRAYSQNVVMNIADKRGFYAEALRVVKPGAVVALSNLMAGPNGLPHFPVPWASTAATSFLSTEEETRADIAAAGFEILSFRDTAFETVPKQTAFRRKLESEGMPPLGMQVLMGERMRELTINSIRSLEEGRAIPVEILLRKPA